Proteins found in one Acidobacteriota bacterium genomic segment:
- a CDS encoding DUF502 domain-containing protein: MSDIPARPCKRRSLGCILKNALLSGLFVIVPVVLTAWVVSFLFRSLDNLCKPLAQKLFRMDVPGLGILLTVALLLVVGILANNFLARRLIRLGEKVLARIPLAGGVYDAVKRIMASFTGSSDDRPKKVVLVPYPADDRWAVGFLNGETVLPDGRRMGLVLVLGALNPTTGFLTVIPVEKILLLDIPVDSAMAVIISGGMVAPDAFPTRPLVMG, translated from the coding sequence ATGAGCGACATCCCCGCCCGTCCCTGCAAGCGGCGCAGCCTCGGCTGCATCCTGAAGAACGCCCTCCTCTCGGGACTTTTCGTGATCGTGCCCGTGGTCCTGACCGCGTGGGTCGTCTCCTTCCTCTTCCGGAGCCTGGACAACCTCTGCAAACCGCTCGCCCAGAAGCTGTTCCGGATGGATGTCCCGGGGTTGGGCATCCTGCTGACCGTGGCGCTCCTCCTGGTGGTGGGGATCCTGGCCAACAACTTCCTCGCCCGGCGCCTGATCCGCCTGGGCGAGAAGGTCCTGGCCCGGATTCCGCTCGCGGGCGGGGTCTATGATGCCGTGAAGCGGATCATGGCCAGCTTTACCGGAAGTTCGGACGACCGGCCGAAGAAGGTGGTCCTGGTGCCCTACCCGGCCGACGACCGCTGGGCGGTCGGCTTCCTCAACGGTGAGACCGTCCTTCCGGACGGGCGCCGGATGGGCCTGGTGCTGGTCCTGGGGGCGCTCAACCCCACCACCGGCTTCCTGACGGTGATCCCCGTGGAGAAGATCCTGCTCCTGGACATCCCCGTGGACAGCGCCATGGCCGTCATCATCTCCGGCGGCATGGTGGCGCCGGACGCTTTCCCCACGCGGCCGCTGGTGATGGGATAG
- a CDS encoding ABC transporter permease gives MKILAILKIAVRALGRNKMRSFLTMLGIIIGVGAVIAMVSIGQGAQELVQDQISSIGTNILYIWPGSMTQGGVRGGAGAASTLTDEDVMAVERECPAVAAATPIVRSSGQMVFGNQNWFASVQGASEKFLKVRNWSVQEGVFFEEGDVRSAKRVVVLGKTIVDNLFPGLSPVGQTIRIRNLPFLVIGVLTPKGQSMMGQDQDDVAIMPYTTVQRKLLGQTILSINSAMISCVSAAATKSAETQITELLRQRHRIGPGQPDDFMVRNMTDVADAAQQTNQVMTLLLGSIAAVSLLVGGIGIMNIMLVSVTERTREIGIRMAIGARPGQIRLQFLSESLLLSLLGGAFGVGLGIALSLVIAHFLQWPTHLSSVSIFLSFGFAAGVGVFFGYYPAHKAASLDPIDALRYE, from the coding sequence ATGAAAATCCTGGCCATCCTGAAGATCGCCGTCCGAGCCCTGGGGCGCAACAAGATGCGGTCCTTCCTCACCATGCTGGGGATCATCATCGGGGTCGGCGCCGTGATCGCCATGGTCTCCATCGGCCAGGGGGCCCAGGAACTGGTCCAGGACCAGATTTCCAGCATCGGCACCAACATCCTCTACATCTGGCCGGGGAGCATGACCCAGGGCGGTGTCCGGGGCGGCGCCGGGGCGGCCAGCACCCTCACCGACGAGGACGTGATGGCGGTGGAGCGGGAGTGCCCCGCCGTGGCCGCGGCGACCCCCATCGTCCGGTCGTCGGGCCAGATGGTTTTCGGGAACCAGAACTGGTTCGCCTCGGTCCAGGGGGCCAGCGAGAAGTTCCTCAAGGTCCGGAACTGGAGCGTGCAGGAGGGGGTCTTCTTCGAAGAGGGGGACGTCCGGTCCGCGAAGCGGGTGGTGGTGCTGGGCAAGACCATTGTGGACAACCTGTTCCCCGGTCTCAGCCCCGTGGGGCAGACCATCCGGATCCGGAACCTCCCGTTTCTCGTCATCGGGGTCCTGACGCCGAAAGGCCAGTCCATGATGGGCCAGGACCAGGACGACGTGGCCATCATGCCCTACACCACGGTCCAGCGCAAGCTCCTGGGGCAGACCATCCTCTCCATCAACTCCGCCATGATCTCCTGCGTCAGCGCCGCGGCGACCAAGTCCGCCGAGACCCAGATCACCGAACTGCTGCGCCAGCGGCACCGGATCGGCCCCGGTCAACCCGACGACTTCATGGTGCGCAACATGACGGACGTGGCCGACGCCGCCCAGCAGACCAACCAGGTCATGACGCTCCTCCTGGGGAGCATTGCCGCGGTCTCCCTCCTGGTGGGCGGCATCGGCATCATGAACATCATGCTGGTCTCGGTGACGGAGCGGACGCGGGAAATCGGGATCCGTATGGCCATCGGCGCCCGCCCGGGACAGATCCGGCTCCAGTTCCTCTCCGAGTCGCTTCTTCTGAGCCTCCTGGGTGGCGCTTTCGGAGTGGGGCTCGGGATCGCGCTCTCCCTGGTCATCGCCCATTTCCTGCAGTGGCCGACCCACCTCTCGTCCGTCTCCATCTTCCTGTCGTTCGGTTTTGCCGCCGGCGTCGGGGTGTTCTTCGGCTACTACCCGGCCCACAAGGCCGCCTCCCTCGACCCCATCGACGCCCTGCGCTACGAGTGA
- a CDS encoding ABC transporter ATP-binding protein: protein MDTHLSPETDTHPGTAFAPGVAVIRLEKVHKIYHTSEVEVHALHGISLMVRRGEFIAVMGPSGSGKSTMMNIIGCLDRPTRGRYFLDDIDVSTMSRTELADVRNQAIGFVFQSFNLVPRTSVVENVELPLLYAGVPARERSRRAREALAAVGLSEREHSLPNQLSGGQQQRVAVARSLVNNPSIILADEPTGNLDSRTSVEVMDIFQRLNREMGMTILIVTHEPDISQFARRIAVFRDGRIHRDLPVENPLDARAVLASMPVVEEEDDD, encoded by the coding sequence ATGGACACCCACCTTTCGCCGGAAACGGACACCCACCCCGGGACCGCCTTTGCGCCCGGCGTCGCGGTCATCCGTCTGGAGAAGGTCCACAAGATCTACCACACCAGCGAGGTGGAAGTGCACGCCCTCCACGGGATCTCCCTGATGGTCCGCCGGGGGGAGTTCATCGCGGTGATGGGCCCGTCCGGATCCGGCAAGTCCACCATGATGAACATCATCGGCTGCCTCGACCGCCCCACCCGCGGGCGCTATTTCCTGGACGACATCGACGTGTCCACCATGTCCCGCACCGAGCTGGCGGACGTCCGGAACCAGGCCATCGGCTTCGTCTTCCAGTCCTTCAACCTGGTCCCCCGGACCTCGGTGGTGGAAAACGTCGAACTCCCGCTGCTCTACGCCGGCGTCCCGGCGCGCGAACGGTCCCGGCGCGCCCGGGAGGCGCTGGCGGCGGTGGGCCTGTCGGAGCGGGAGCACAGCCTTCCGAACCAGCTCTCGGGCGGCCAGCAGCAGCGCGTCGCCGTGGCCCGCTCCCTGGTGAACAACCCCTCCATCATCCTCGCGGACGAGCCCACCGGCAACCTGGACAGCCGGACCTCCGTGGAGGTGATGGACATCTTCCAGCGTCTCAACCGGGAGATGGGGATGACCATCCTCATCGTGACCCATGAGCCCGACATCTCTCAGTTCGCCCGGCGCATCGCCGTTTTCCGGGACGGACGGATCCACCGGGACCTCCCCGTCGAGAATCCCCTGGACGCCCGGGCCGTCCTGGCGAGCATGCCCGTGGTCGAGGAGGAGGACGACGACTGA
- a CDS encoding efflux RND transporter periplasmic adaptor subunit, translating into MALTAKPRSKKRRIIVTLILVAILAVGGYLLYSSFFGGKADVEFTTAAVERGAIRNTVTATGTVQAVLTVQVGTQVSGQIEKLYADYNSVVKHGQLLAEIDPRNFQSQVQNAEASLSAARARVAMAEADIVNQQANLRSARANIEAARATRDNDALTLRRNTDLVKGGIAAQSDLDNAKAAADASAARYQQTEAALAQVEAQLRSAKAQLAQAKAQEEQAVAALDQARTNLGYTDIICPVDGVVVSRSVDVGQTVASSLQAPTLFVIANDLTKMQVNASVDEADIGKISDKVDIKFTVDAYPQESFTGKISEIRLNPTTVQNVVTYNVVISVDNSDLKLKPGMTANITMTVEQRENVLRVPNASLRYLPPGMTQEKVRELMKEIRGGFEGSEGRGGREPAPSAGGTGATAPASPADGQTAPRGRGRREEAPQTASAGTAAGKGAALPPDVEALLEKMRDPNLTPEEKRELFGKLRQLPEEQRQLIRARFTEGRGGRSQDGVGATGGASGPAGRKPAPAVAEKGAAGLAPGQLWDPADKIRFPEPRTRRQRPGIVWVMDAGGKPAVRKVVLGITDGANTELVGGDLKEGDKVIVSDTSQSNGSQRPGASGGQQQRSPFMSGPPGGGRR; encoded by the coding sequence ATGGCCCTGACCGCAAAACCCCGCTCGAAAAAGAGACGGATCATCGTCACCCTTATATTGGTCGCGATTCTCGCCGTCGGGGGATACCTCCTGTACAGTTCCTTTTTCGGCGGGAAAGCGGACGTCGAGTTCACCACCGCCGCCGTCGAGCGGGGGGCGATCCGGAACACGGTGACCGCGACGGGGACCGTCCAGGCCGTGCTCACCGTGCAGGTGGGGACCCAGGTCTCGGGGCAGATCGAGAAGCTCTACGCCGACTACAACTCCGTGGTGAAACACGGCCAGCTCCTGGCGGAGATCGACCCCCGCAACTTCCAGTCCCAGGTGCAGAACGCCGAGGCCAGCCTCTCGGCCGCCCGGGCCCGCGTGGCCATGGCCGAGGCCGACATCGTCAACCAGCAGGCCAACCTGCGGAGCGCCCGGGCCAACATCGAGGCCGCCCGGGCGACGCGGGACAACGACGCCCTCACCCTGCGGCGGAACACCGACCTCGTCAAGGGCGGCATCGCGGCCCAGAGCGACCTGGACAACGCCAAGGCCGCCGCCGACGCCTCCGCGGCCCGCTACCAGCAGACGGAGGCCGCCCTGGCGCAGGTGGAGGCCCAGCTCCGCTCCGCCAAGGCCCAGCTCGCCCAGGCCAAGGCCCAGGAGGAGCAGGCGGTCGCGGCCCTCGACCAGGCCCGGACCAACCTGGGGTACACCGACATCATCTGCCCGGTGGACGGGGTGGTGGTCTCCCGCAGCGTGGACGTCGGCCAGACGGTGGCGTCGAGCCTGCAGGCCCCCACGCTCTTCGTCATCGCCAACGATTTGACCAAGATGCAGGTGAACGCCAGCGTGGACGAGGCCGACATCGGCAAGATCTCCGACAAGGTGGACATCAAGTTCACCGTGGACGCCTACCCCCAGGAGAGTTTCACGGGGAAGATCTCGGAGATCCGGCTCAACCCGACGACCGTTCAGAACGTGGTGACCTACAACGTCGTCATCTCGGTGGACAATTCCGATCTGAAGCTGAAACCCGGGATGACGGCCAACATTACCATGACCGTGGAGCAGCGCGAGAACGTGTTGCGCGTTCCCAACGCCTCCCTGCGTTACCTCCCCCCGGGGATGACCCAGGAGAAGGTCCGGGAGTTGATGAAGGAGATTCGGGGAGGGTTCGAGGGGTCCGAGGGGCGCGGGGGCCGGGAGCCCGCCCCGTCCGCGGGCGGCACGGGAGCGACCGCCCCGGCTTCCCCCGCAGACGGGCAGACCGCCCCACGGGGGCGCGGCCGTCGCGAGGAAGCACCACAAACCGCGTCCGCGGGGACAGCCGCCGGAAAAGGCGCCGCGTTGCCGCCCGACGTGGAGGCGCTCCTGGAAAAGATGCGGGACCCCAACCTGACCCCGGAGGAAAAGCGGGAGCTTTTCGGCAAGCTCCGTCAACTCCCCGAGGAGCAGCGGCAGTTGATCCGGGCACGGTTCACGGAGGGGCGTGGCGGGCGATCGCAGGACGGCGTCGGGGCGACCGGCGGCGCTTCCGGGCCTGCCGGGCGAAAACCGGCGCCGGCAGTGGCGGAGAAGGGCGCCGCCGGCCTGGCTCCCGGACAGCTCTGGGACCCCGCCGACAAGATCCGGTTCCCGGAGCCCCGCACCCGCCGGCAGCGGCCGGGCATCGTCTGGGTCATGGACGCCGGCGGAAAGCCCGCCGTGCGGAAAGTCGTGCTGGGCATCACCGACGGGGCCAACACCGAACTGGTGGGGGGCGACCTGAAGGAAGGCGACAAGGTGATCGTCAGCGACACCTCCCAGAGCAACGGGTCGCAGCGACCCGGGGCCTCCGGCGGCCAGCAGCAGCGCTCACCCTTCATGAGCGGGCCTCCCGGCGGCGGCCGGCGCTGA
- a CDS encoding PD40 domain-containing protein codes for MKSRRTGSFLMLWVTLLTGSALAFSDARLLRMPDIHGDRVVFVYAGDLWTVSAAGGTAVRLTAHPGMEALPAFSPDGRWIAFTAQYAGNWDVFVIPSGGGSPRRLTWHPLPDFVTGWTPDSQSVLFSSPRDSVNPRYDRLYRVPVEGGPAQAYPLPMAFKAALSPDGKTLAYTSMPNSVFSVWRRYRGGMAPFIWIWDVAGGSARKVPRQDSNDTDPRWFEGNVMFLSDRDRVMNLHLYESRTGEVKPLTRFTGADVKSYGTDGKRVVFEREGYLHLLDPATGAVSKLTVSLEPEAIQAMPRYVKAAKQIQNLSLSPAGKRVAFEARGEILTVPVEKGDIRNLTRTPGAMEREPAWSPDGTWVAYFGEEGGEYALKIVDQKGEKPPRVIPLTDPGWCFGIRWSPDSKRVAYKDSRLNLFWLDLEKGLPVKIDSTTYFNFYRDLNAAWSPDGKWIAYDRMLDNHFRAVMLYSVEKASGTQVTDGMSDAWSPAFDRSGKYLYFLAGTNRGQVTSWLDLTSLQHKPTATLYAAVLSADDPSPFGPQSDDEKEPAAPAKAETPKPAAEGGRTETGGSRVDLEGLRQRIVAFPVAAGFFYELRTGNDGKVFFLEGKGGEQDLEDAPQGEGYNLHRFDLGERKDETILSGISRYELSANGMKLVYGKGQQYFVTDAEGTPKPGEGKLRTEEMTVWSEPAAEWRQMAREAWRICREWFYDPGMHGQDWPAVWDRYEAYLPYLASRSDLNYVLAQMLGELCVGHAFVFGGDVPESEGAAGGLLGADYETVNGFTRIRKIYAGENWNPGLRSPLTEPGIRVKEGEYVLEVDGQALKGNDDISRLLLGKADRQVRLRVNGAPTLEGSRVVTVVPLASEANLRYRDWLENNRKTVERLSNGRVGYIYLPDTSTGGFTHFNRYFFPQVDKEGLVVDERFNGGGSIADYFVEWLDRPLTSWWMHRMGKPITSPLASVYGPKALIVNEYAGSGGDMFPYLFRQRKIGPLVGKRTWGGLVGITGYPVLMDGGGVTAPSIAFVTKEGTFAVENEGVAPDIEVEYTPADFAAGRDPQLEKAVESVLKALEAHKAPTFAPGPFPRGR; via the coding sequence ATGAAAAGTCGTCGAACGGGTTCGTTCCTGATGCTGTGGGTCACGCTTCTGACGGGGTCCGCTCTCGCCTTCTCCGATGCCCGGCTGCTGCGGATGCCGGACATCCACGGCGACCGCGTGGTCTTCGTCTACGCGGGCGACCTCTGGACGGTGAGCGCGGCGGGCGGCACGGCGGTTCGCCTGACAGCCCACCCCGGGATGGAGGCCCTGCCGGCCTTCTCTCCCGACGGCCGCTGGATCGCTTTCACCGCCCAGTACGCCGGGAACTGGGACGTCTTCGTCATTCCCAGCGGGGGCGGTTCTCCCCGCCGGCTGACCTGGCACCCCCTGCCGGACTTTGTGACGGGCTGGACGCCGGACAGTCAATCCGTGCTCTTCTCCTCGCCTCGCGACAGCGTCAACCCCCGTTACGACCGGCTCTACCGGGTCCCGGTCGAGGGCGGCCCCGCCCAGGCCTACCCGCTGCCCATGGCCTTCAAGGCCGCCCTCTCCCCGGACGGGAAGACCCTGGCCTACACGTCCATGCCCAACTCCGTCTTTTCGGTGTGGCGCCGCTACCGCGGCGGGATGGCCCCGTTCATCTGGATCTGGGACGTCGCCGGCGGGTCCGCGCGGAAGGTCCCCCGCCAGGATTCCAACGACACCGACCCCCGGTGGTTCGAGGGAAACGTGATGTTTCTGTCGGACCGTGACCGGGTGATGAACCTGCACCTCTACGAGTCCCGGACGGGCGAGGTGAAACCGCTCACCCGCTTCACGGGGGCGGACGTCAAGTCCTACGGGACCGACGGGAAACGGGTCGTGTTCGAGCGCGAGGGGTACCTCCACCTCCTCGACCCCGCCACGGGGGCGGTCTCGAAGCTGACCGTCAGCCTCGAACCCGAAGCCATCCAGGCCATGCCCCGCTACGTCAAGGCGGCGAAGCAGATCCAGAACCTCAGTCTCTCCCCCGCCGGCAAGCGCGTGGCCTTCGAGGCCAGGGGGGAGATCCTGACCGTGCCCGTCGAGAAGGGGGACATCCGCAACCTGACGCGGACGCCGGGCGCCATGGAGCGGGAGCCCGCCTGGTCGCCCGACGGCACCTGGGTCGCTTACTTCGGAGAGGAAGGCGGGGAATACGCCCTGAAGATCGTCGACCAAAAGGGCGAAAAGCCGCCGCGGGTCATCCCCCTCACCGACCCCGGGTGGTGCTTCGGGATCCGGTGGTCCCCGGACTCGAAGCGGGTTGCATACAAGGACAGCCGGCTCAACCTGTTCTGGCTGGACCTGGAGAAGGGGCTCCCCGTGAAGATCGACTCGACCACTTACTTCAACTTCTACCGGGACCTCAACGCCGCCTGGTCGCCCGACGGGAAGTGGATCGCCTACGACCGGATGCTGGACAACCACTTCCGGGCGGTCATGCTCTACAGCGTCGAGAAGGCGTCCGGCACCCAGGTGACCGACGGCATGAGCGACGCCTGGTCCCCCGCCTTCGACCGGAGCGGGAAGTACCTGTACTTCCTGGCCGGGACCAACCGGGGACAGGTCACCTCCTGGCTCGACCTGACCTCGCTCCAACACAAGCCCACGGCGACCCTCTACGCCGCGGTGCTCTCGGCGGACGACCCGTCGCCCTTCGGGCCCCAGAGCGACGACGAGAAGGAGCCGGCCGCGCCTGCGAAGGCGGAGACGCCCAAGCCCGCCGCCGAGGGCGGCCGGACGGAGACGGGGGGAAGCCGGGTGGACCTCGAGGGCCTCCGGCAACGCATCGTGGCTTTCCCGGTGGCGGCCGGCTTCTTCTACGAACTGCGCACCGGCAACGACGGGAAAGTCTTCTTTCTGGAGGGGAAAGGCGGCGAGCAGGACCTCGAGGACGCCCCCCAGGGCGAGGGGTACAACCTGCACCGCTTCGACCTCGGCGAGCGGAAGGACGAGACGATCCTCTCCGGGATCAGTCGGTACGAGTTGTCCGCCAACGGGATGAAGCTCGTCTACGGCAAGGGGCAGCAGTACTTCGTCACGGACGCCGAGGGGACCCCCAAGCCCGGCGAGGGAAAGCTCAGAACGGAGGAGATGACCGTCTGGTCCGAGCCCGCGGCCGAGTGGCGCCAGATGGCCCGGGAAGCCTGGCGGATCTGCCGCGAGTGGTTCTACGACCCCGGGATGCACGGGCAGGACTGGCCGGCGGTCTGGGACCGATACGAGGCTTACCTTCCCTACCTCGCCTCCCGGTCGGACCTCAACTACGTTCTCGCCCAGATGCTCGGTGAACTCTGCGTGGGCCACGCCTTCGTCTTCGGCGGGGACGTCCCCGAGTCCGAGGGGGCGGCCGGGGGCCTCCTGGGCGCGGATTACGAGACGGTGAACGGCTTCACCCGCATCCGGAAAATCTACGCCGGCGAGAACTGGAACCCCGGCCTGCGGTCCCCGCTCACCGAGCCCGGCATCCGGGTGAAGGAAGGGGAATACGTCCTCGAGGTGGACGGCCAGGCCCTGAAGGGCAACGACGACATCTCGCGGCTCCTCCTCGGCAAGGCCGACCGCCAGGTCCGGCTCCGGGTGAACGGCGCCCCCACCCTCGAGGGTTCCCGGGTCGTGACCGTTGTCCCGCTGGCCTCGGAGGCCAATCTGCGATATCGGGACTGGCTGGAGAACAACCGGAAAACGGTGGAACGCCTGTCGAACGGCCGGGTGGGTTACATCTACCTGCCCGACACCTCCACCGGCGGCTTCACCCATTTCAACCGGTATTTCTTCCCGCAGGTCGACAAGGAAGGCCTCGTGGTGGACGAACGGTTCAACGGCGGCGGCTCCATCGCCGACTACTTCGTGGAGTGGCTCGACCGCCCCCTCACCTCCTGGTGGATGCACCGCATGGGCAAGCCCATCACCAGCCCCCTGGCGTCGGTCTACGGCCCCAAGGCCCTGATCGTCAACGAGTACGCCGGCTCGGGCGGCGACATGTTTCCCTACCTTTTCCGGCAGCGCAAGATCGGGCCTCTCGTCGGCAAACGCACCTGGGGCGGCCTGGTGGGGATCACCGGTTACCCGGTCCTGATGGACGGCGGCGGCGTCACCGCCCCGAGCATCGCCTTCGTCACGAAGGAGGGGACGTTCGCGGTGGAGAACGAGGGGGTGGCCCCCGACATCGAGGTGGAGTACACGCCGGCCGACTTCGCCGCCGGCCGTGACCCCCAGCTCGAGAAGGCCGTTGAAAGCGTCCTGAAAGCCCTGGAAGCGCACAAGGCCCCGACCTTCGCCCCCGGGCCCTTCCCCCGGGGCCGGTAG
- a CDS encoding ATP-binding cassette domain-containing protein, which produces MIVLRDVCKSYGDDRVLDHVSLRVGAGRSHVILGGSGSGKSTLLRVMAGLEPMDSGEMFIRTKNVSQVTAKAWKKLRRQVGIVFQEGALFDSLSVRDNVGYSLIDEGGWPREEIDQAARRVLGFVGLQHTLDQMPSELSGGMRRRVAIARAIVAEPRIMLYDEPTAGLDPVTSRTICDLIVKLRDVSGVTSVIVTHDLSAAFFFAGYGMDVAEDGNTTLIPEGDTFRYVHTEFSVLNEGRIIFTGTRDALLETPIPYIRSFLA; this is translated from the coding sequence ATGATCGTACTGCGCGACGTGTGCAAATCATACGGGGATGATCGGGTCCTGGACCACGTCTCATTGCGCGTCGGGGCGGGACGCTCCCACGTCATCCTCGGGGGGAGCGGGTCGGGCAAGTCCACCCTGCTGCGGGTCATGGCGGGCCTCGAGCCCATGGATTCGGGCGAGATGTTCATCCGGACCAAGAACGTCAGCCAGGTGACGGCCAAGGCGTGGAAGAAACTCCGCCGGCAGGTCGGCATCGTGTTCCAGGAGGGGGCCCTCTTCGATTCGCTGTCGGTGCGCGACAACGTGGGTTACAGCCTCATCGACGAGGGGGGGTGGCCCCGGGAGGAGATCGACCAGGCGGCCCGGCGGGTGCTCGGTTTCGTGGGGCTCCAGCACACCCTGGACCAGATGCCGTCGGAGCTGTCGGGCGGGATGCGTCGCCGGGTGGCCATCGCCCGCGCCATCGTGGCCGAGCCGAGGATCATGCTCTACGACGAGCCCACCGCGGGCCTCGACCCCGTCACCTCCCGGACCATCTGCGACCTCATCGTGAAACTCCGCGACGTCAGCGGGGTGACCTCGGTCATCGTGACCCACGACCTGAGCGCGGCGTTCTTCTTCGCCGGGTACGGGATGGACGTGGCCGAGGACGGGAACACCACGCTCATCCCCGAAGGCGACACGTTCCGCTACGTCCACACGGAGTTCAGCGTCCTCAACGAGGGCCGGATCATCTTCACCGGGACCCGGGACGCCCTGCTCGAGACGCCGATCCCCTACATCCGCTCCTTCCTCGCCTGA
- a CDS encoding ABC transporter permease translates to MSYILEILEQIHRFSVLSGKAIGNIFRSPRYIRETTEQVDVIGIGSIVIIVFTGFFTGAVLALQAAQSLRSFGAVGLTGQLVSISLVRELGPVLTALMLAGRIGAGIASELGSMVVTDQINAMRALGTDPVKKLVTPRMVACTVACPLLTAVCDFFGLIGGWLVSLYELKLRTSQYWSVAFNSLRFDDLLGGFTKPLVFGFIVAMVGCYHGLRTTGGTQGVGRSTTRAVVAASILVIASDFFLNKLIIELTK, encoded by the coding sequence ATGAGCTACATCCTGGAAATTTTGGAGCAAATCCACCGCTTTTCGGTCCTGTCCGGGAAAGCGATCGGGAACATTTTCCGTTCCCCGCGTTACATCCGGGAGACGACCGAACAGGTCGATGTCATCGGGATCGGGTCCATTGTCATCATCGTTTTCACCGGCTTCTTCACCGGCGCCGTCCTGGCGCTCCAGGCCGCCCAGTCCCTCCGCTCCTTCGGCGCGGTGGGCCTGACGGGGCAGCTGGTCTCCATCAGCCTCGTCCGGGAGCTGGGGCCGGTGCTCACCGCCCTGATGCTGGCGGGCCGTATTGGCGCCGGGATCGCCTCCGAGCTGGGGTCCATGGTGGTCACCGACCAGATCAACGCCATGCGCGCCCTGGGGACGGACCCCGTGAAGAAGCTCGTCACCCCGCGCATGGTGGCCTGCACGGTGGCCTGCCCGCTCCTCACCGCGGTCTGTGATTTCTTCGGGTTGATCGGGGGTTGGCTCGTGTCCCTCTACGAACTGAAGCTGCGAACCTCCCAGTACTGGTCCGTGGCCTTCAACTCCCTGCGGTTCGACGACCTTCTCGGGGGCTTCACGAAACCGCTGGTTTTCGGCTTCATCGTGGCCATGGTGGGTTGCTACCACGGGCTGCGGACCACCGGCGGCACCCAGGGCGTGGGGCGTTCCACCACCCGGGCCGTGGTGGCCGCCTCGATCCTCGTCATCGCCTCCGACTTCTTCCTCAACAAGCTCATCATCGAACTGACCAAGTGA
- a CDS encoding SpoIIE family protein phosphatase yields the protein MNDAIAVSGAGGLSSHEITVLLIDDQAIVGDAVRRMLAQEKDIVFHFCQEPTRAIPMAAEISPTVILQDLVMPDIDGLTLVRFFRAHPKLRDVPLIVLSSKEEAVTKAEAFALGANDYLVKLPDRIELIARIRYHSRGYINLLQRNEAYEALLASRQALAAELARAADYVVSLLPPPFTEGPVRTEWRFMPSAELGGDCFGYHWVDENHLALYLLDVCGHGVGSALLSVSAFNTLRTQTLPDVDFRRPKQVLAGLNDAFQMDKQNGLYFTIWYGVFDRNTRELVFGAAGHPPALLRSPGGEIRELSVINMIIGGIPGLPYEEVSTTIPEGSVLYIFSDGVYEITRPDGSMWDLAGLRAWLETPPVTAVSEIDVLYRHAQELHGAPVLEDDFSVLKAIFS from the coding sequence ATGAACGACGCCATCGCGGTTTCCGGGGCCGGGGGGTTGTCCTCCCACGAGATCACCGTTTTGCTCATCGACGACCAGGCCATCGTGGGGGATGCCGTCCGCCGGATGCTGGCACAGGAGAAGGACATCGTCTTCCACTTCTGCCAGGAGCCCACCCGGGCCATCCCCATGGCCGCGGAGATCTCGCCCACGGTGATCCTCCAGGACCTGGTCATGCCCGACATCGACGGGCTGACCCTGGTGCGCTTCTTCCGGGCCCACCCGAAGCTGCGCGACGTCCCGCTCATCGTCCTCTCGTCCAAGGAGGAGGCGGTGACCAAGGCCGAAGCCTTCGCCCTGGGGGCCAACGACTACCTGGTCAAACTCCCGGACCGCATCGAACTCATCGCCCGCATCCGGTACCACTCCCGGGGTTACATCAACCTCCTCCAGCGCAACGAGGCCTACGAGGCCCTCCTGGCCAGCCGTCAGGCCCTGGCGGCCGAGCTGGCCCGGGCCGCCGACTACGTGGTGTCGCTGCTGCCGCCGCCCTTCACCGAGGGCCCCGTTCGGACCGAGTGGCGCTTCATGCCGTCCGCCGAGCTGGGGGGCGACTGCTTCGGCTATCACTGGGTGGACGAGAACCACCTCGCCCTCTATCTCCTGGACGTCTGCGGGCACGGCGTGGGCTCGGCCCTGCTGTCGGTGTCCGCCTTCAACACGTTGCGCACGCAGACTCTCCCCGACGTGGACTTCCGCCGGCCAAAGCAGGTCCTGGCGGGCTTGAACGACGCCTTCCAGATGGACAAGCAGAACGGCCTCTACTTCACCATCTGGTACGGCGTGTTCGATCGGAACACCCGGGAACTCGTTTTCGGGGCCGCGGGGCACCCCCCCGCCCTTCTGCGATCGCCCGGCGGGGAGATTCGCGAACTGTCGGTCATCAACATGATCATCGGCGGGATCCCCGGTCTGCCCTACGAGGAAGTCTCCACCACCATCCCCGAAGGCTCGGTCCTCTACATCTTCTCCGACGGGGTTTACGAGATCACCCGCCCCGACGGGAGCATGTGGGACCTGGCGGGCCTCCGTGCCTGGCTGGAGACGCCGCCCGTCACCGCCGTCTCGGAGATCGACGTGCTCTACCGCCACGCCCAGGAGCTGCACGGGGCACCGGTCCTCGAGGACGACTTCTCGGTGCTCAAGGCCATCTTCTCGTGA